In Corynebacterium sp. P4-C1, the sequence CACCGGGTAGTTGTACCCCTTGAGCAAATCCTTGCGGAAAAGCGCGGCCCACATGACCACGGCGAAACCAATCGGCAGGATCAACCCGTTGAACGCGCCAGCGAAAATCAGCAGTTTTTGCGGCGCAGCACCGACGAAGAGGAAGAGGATCGTGCACGCCACGATGAACGCCACCGTGAGCCAGTTACGCAGCTTCACTCCCATCTTCTGAGTGGTCACGAATGTCAGCGAGGTGTAGGACGCACCAATCACAGATGACAAGCCTGCCGCCCACAGCACCAGACCGAAAGCACGAAGGCCGAACTCCCCGGCGGCCTGATAGAAGGCATCGGCGGCCGTATTATCTTTCGAAAGCGCCACGCCGGTAGCCACGACACCGAGCACAGCGAGGAAGAGAAGTACTCGCATAATGCCGATCACCACGATGCCCAGCACAGATGCATTCGAAATATTCTTGATATTTTCTACACCGGTCTGACCCGAATCAATGATGCGGTGGACACCGGCGAAGGTGATGTAGCCGCCAACCGAACCGCCAATCAGCGTGACGATGATCGCGAAATCCACTTGTTCAGGCAGGAACGTCTGCTTCAATGCATCGCCGACGGGCGGCTGGGAGACAATAGCGACGTACAGCATGAGCAGGATCATGATTGCGCCGAGCCCCACAACAATGCGGTCTAGGGCAACACCTGCGCGTTTGGACAAAAAGATGAACACGGCGATGGCCGCTGAGATCGCACCACCGATCTTCGGGTCGATCCCCAACATCGCATTCATGCCCAGCCCCGCTCCGGCGATGTTGCCGATATTGAAGATCGCACCGCCAGCGAAGACCAGTATCGACATCACCCAACCCAACCCGGGGAGCACCGAGTTGCCGAGCTCGTTCGCGCGCAGTCCCGAAATACCGAGCACGCGCCACACATTCAACTGGATAGCGATGTCCACGAGAATGGAAATAAGAATCGCGAACGCGAAGGCAGCCCCCAACCGAACGGTGAACACACTGGTCTGTGTGAGAAATCCCGGGCCGATCGAGCTGGTTGCCATGAGGAACACGGCGCCGAGAAGTGGGCCGAGCCCCTTCCTCCCTACCTCGGCGGCCACTTCCTGTGAAGACATAGGCCCTCCCTTTCCTAAGCAGATCTAGTTCAAATACTGCGCACAGTTTAAGGGGCCAGCGAACCGATGCGGGAATGAATCCTCTGACCTAGAAAACACGGGGGGGCTAAACCTGGAACTCCGCCATCTCGTCCCACTCGAGCTTGCCGTCGATCAGGGTGTTGATGATGTCTGGGGTTTTCTCCAGAATCTGCGGGAACAGCTCCTGGGCCGCTTTGAAGTGGTCGGAATTGACGTGCGCTTCAGCGGCATCGTCCTTGAATGCTTCGACCAGGATGTACTCGCGCGGGTCGTCGGTGTTGCGGTACCACTCGAAGAAGAGGTTGCCCTCTTCCGCGCGGGAGGCCTCCGTGAACTCGGCGACGAGCTCGCGGAAATTCTCGGTGTTCTCGGGCAGGGGACGGAAACGGACGTTGATCAAAATCATGGACCCCAGTCTACGAGCTAAACCACTCTCACTTCCGTGCTGCCGGTAAACGGGGTAAGCGAGCCGCCGATATCGCGGGACACGCCCTTCGCGCTCACGGTGTATGTGCCGGGCGAAACCCCATCGGTGTCCCATGAAATGCGGGCGTTGACCACGTCGGCGTTCTTCACGAATTCGATAATGGTGGACGAGTTGAAGTCGTCCGCGACGATCTTTCCTGCCCCGTCCGTGATGGTGTGGTAGCCGACCCCGCGGCGCAGATCCGAATTGGGGTTGGCAAACGAGAACGTCACTGACGCAGTATCCCCTGCTTTGACCTGTTCGGTCGCGGTGATCACGTCGCCGAAGCGCTTACCCCAGGCCGGCCGGTCGATTCCGGGCAGCCCCGACAGCGATGTCGGGATCCAGCCGGTCAGGTCGCCCGCAGGCGCACCTGGATCGACCCGGGACTCGTCACGCAGGGATACCGCCAGCCCGTCGTAGACCTGCACCATCGCGCACAGCTCGTGGCGTCCAAAGATAGTGGCGCCACCTTCGTAGTCCTGGTTGTCGTATTCCTCCGGCGTGGCCACATAGTGGGCGTACCCGCTGGTGTAGCCCTGGCACACGACGGTCTCCAACGGCACCCCGAGCACCTCGGCCACACGTTTGCGCATGCGGTAGCCGGCCATCGAGGTCGGCTCCATTGAGTTCGTGATGATGGTCAGGCCCGCAATTTGCGTGATGGAGAACATCAGCACCTGCTGGATCATGCCGTCGACGTAGCCCAGCGGCAGCAGCATCTCCTTTGCTCCGTGGATCTCCTTCCAGTCGTCGGGGACCGTGACATTATTCAGTTCTTTCACCCAAGGAGTGCCGCCCCGCTCCCCCTCGTTGAAGATGGGCACCTCCAAGCCGCCGCCGTCTTCCTGGCTGGACGCTGCGAAAGCCGCGCCGAGGATCGCCGGGCCTGTGCGCTGTTCTGTGCCGTCGGGCGTGAACTCTCCGCGGATCTTGATGTCCCTCATGTCCACCCACTGGTGTCGGTTCCTCACCCTCGCTCCACCGGTAGAGATATCCACCAGCCGCCCTTCGGTTGCGTCGATCTGCCGGTCGCCGAGGATCTGCGCGGACTTCGCCTCGTCCTCGTAGCCCGGCCCCGTTTTGGGCTCCAGCCCCGCATTCGGAGTGATATCGCCCTGGGGTGAAGCAGAGAAAGCAGCGACGAATGGCGGGTCCTCGACATCTCGGTGAATAACTCCGCGCTCCGTTTCCATGCGCCATGAGGGCCAGCCTTTATGGTCGCCGTCGATAAGCGTGTGCTCGTGGCCGAAGCTCGTGGCATGCAGGCCGTACCAGTTGATCAGGCCGACGTCCTTGCCGCCACGGCTGATACAAAGCGTCAAGCTTTCCGGGTTCACTCCGTTCGGAAACGCGCGGAGTTCTTCTGCCGGGTTGCGCTTGAACGCCTGGAACGAGCGGTTCGCGCCCGCGTCCTTCACTTCGCCGCGCACCAGGCGCAGGTTCGACGGCTGCTTGTCCGCGTGCGCTCTCTCGACAGCCTCGACGATCCCTTGGACTGTCGCTTCGAAAGTGACGGGGCGGAAGCCCAGCGTGGTCAGGTCCACCATGAGGTGGCCGGACGTGCCGCCGGGGCCGACGTGGGTGTGGGTGGCGGTGATGAACACGTTCGACTCGTTGTATTTGCCGTCAAATAACTCGCGCAGGCGGCGCAGCACTTCCAACTGAATCGACTGGAACATCAAGCCCATCTCCGCGATGACGAACACGCTGCTGGTGCCTTGGGCGTCCTCGAAGATGAAGGCGCGGGCGAACTGGCGGAAGCGGATCCCGGTCGTGGACTGCTTCATCACCGCATAGCCATTCATTCCTGCGCCCAGCGGCTCACCTGTCATGTCCGCCATACCGCGGCCGACAGTGAGCACGGCCTCCTGGCCCCTCGCCCGCGGCACCCCCATCGCCGCTGTCGCGGCGGCGAGTCCCGTCCCAGCCAAGAACGTGCGGCGCGCGAAATTGAATCCTTTTGTGACTGAGCTCACCATGTTCCCCATGGCGGAAACGGTACAGAGAACTCAGCTTTGTTTTTGGATTTTGAACTATTTTTCCCAAAAATCTAGTCCGGATCAGCCTTCCAGCCGTTCACCGAGGTCGAGCCACTCCAATTCGAGCTCCTCGCGCCGAGCGCGCAACTCCGCGACATGCCCTGTCTTCGCGCCGATCGCCTGGAAGTCAGGGGCTTCCTCCCCCGACATCGCGGTGATTTCCGCTTCGAGCGCGGCCGCTTCCTCGTCGAGCTTCTCCATCTTGCGGTCGAGGGACTTCATCTTCTTGGTCAGTTCACGCCGCTCCTGCCCGCTGAGTGCGTCCGCGGGCTTCTCCTTCGGCGCCGTGTCCCCGAGGTCGAGCACCCCGGAATCCTCCGACATAGCTTTCCTGCGCTCGAGATACTGCTCGATCCCGCCCGGCAAGTTCGTCAGAGCCCCGTCGCCGAACAACGCGTAGGTGACGTCGGCAATGCGCTCGATCAGGTAGCGGTCGTGCGAAATCACCACCAGCGTTCCCGGCCACGAGTCGAGCAGGTTCTCCAGTTCCTGGAGGGTGTCGATGTCGAGGTCGTTGGTCGGCTCGTCGAGAAGCAGCACATTCGGCTCGCTCATGAGCACGCGGGTCAGCTGCAGGCGGCGCCGCTCGCCCCCTGAGAGATCTCCCACCGGAGTTCGCTGCCGCTTCGAGGAGAATCCGAGGCGCTCTGCCAGTTGGGACGCGGACATCTCCTTCTTCCCCAGCGTGATGTAGGTGGCCACGTCTTCGACCGCGTCGATCACACGGCGCGACGGGTCGAGGTCGTCCAGCTCCTGACGCAGCCACCCGATCTTCGTTGTCTGCCCCTCGATCCGCTTTCCCGCGGCGAGCGGGTAGTCCCCGGCGATCGTGCGCAGCAGGGTCGTCTTACCGGAGCCGTTCACGCCGACGAGACCGATGCGCTCGCCCGGCGCGAGCCGCCACGTCAAGTGGTCGACGAGCGTGCGGCCGTCGGGGGATTCAATCCGCGCGTCCTCCAGCTCCACAACGACGCGGCCTTGGCGCTGCTTGGAGAACGCCATGAGTTCCACCGTGTCGCGCGGTGCCGGCACGTCGGCGATGAGGGCCTCCGCCGCCTCGATCCGGTAGCGCGGTTTCGATGTACGGGCGGGTGCTCCGCGCCGCAGCCACGCGAGCTCCTTGCGCGCGAGATTCTGACGGCGTTGCTCGATCGCGTCCGCCTGCCGGGCGCGCTCCGCACGGGCGAAGGTCCAGTCGTTGTAGCCGCCCTCGTACACGTCGACTTTTCCGTCATGGACCTCCCAGGTCAGAGTGGCGACGGTGTCGAGGAACCAGCGGTCGTGCGTGACAACCACGATGGCGACCTTGCGCTTGAGCAGGTGGTCGGCAAGCCACTGCACGCCTTCCACGTCCAGGTGGTTCGTCGGCTCGTCGAGCACGATCAAATCCAGGTCCTGCACGAGCGCCGCCGCGAGGTTCACCCGGCGCCGCTCACCGCCGGAGAGGTTCCCCACCGGAGTGTCCAGGCCCAGCTCCGCCACGCCCGTGCCCGCGAGCACTTCGCGCACCTTCGCGTTCGACGCCCATTCAAAGACTTCCAGACCGAGCGGCTCCACAACCGCCTGGCCGACAGTCACGTCGTCCGGGAGCGTGAATCGCTGCGTCACCACCGCCATGCGCAGCCCGTTCGTGTGGGAAACGCGCCCCTCGTCCGGCGGCTCGATGCCGGTGAGCACCTCCAGCAGCGTGGTCTTGCCGCCGCCGTTGAGCCCCACAACGCCGATACGGTCGCCGGTCTGCACACCAAGCGACACTCCATCCAGCAGGGTCTTCAGGCCCCACGTCTTGGACACATTTTCCAGGTTGATCAGGTTCGCCATGATGGGGGCCATTCTAGGGTCGGAGCAACGCCGCCCCGCCAACAGGTCCGTGCGCGACGAACGCTTCCACGCTCTCGGACGCAAGCTTATCGACGACAGCCCCCGCCCCCTCCTCGTCCGCGCACAGCGCCGCGACGGTCGGGCCTGAACCGGACACCATTGCGCGGATCGCGCCGGCATCCTCGGCATCATGAATGAGTTGCTGCAACGACGGCCGCAGCGCCAGTGCCGCAGCCTCTAGGTCGTTGTGCATGGCGGCCCCCACCAGCTGTGGGTCTCCGGAGACGAGTGCCCGCGACAGTGTGGTGGTGTCCATGTGCGGGACCATGGAGGCGTAGTTGAAGCGGAGATCGTCCAGCTTCTCAAACACCGCCTTCGTGGACAGGCCGACCTTCGGGTTCAGGAAAGCGAACCAGTATTTCCCCCGTCCCATCATGGGCACGAGTGAGTCCCCGCGGCCGGTTCCCAGCGCGATGCCGCCCATCTGAGCGAAGGGCACGTCCGCCCCAAGTGCCGGCACAAGATAGTTGAACAGCTCGTCGGGAAGCGGCCTGTCGTAGTGGGCGATGAGGGCCCGGATCGCCTCCACGGCCGCAGCAGCGTCCGCCGACCCGCCAGCCATGCCGCCGGCGACCGGCACCTTCTTGTCGATGTCCAGCCTCATAGGTGGCAGGTCCGGTTTGATGTCCTCCCGCGACATATCCTGCGCGAGAATGCCCATGTAGCCGGTGCAGATGGAATCCACGGCCTTCCACGCCAGGTTCTTCGACGTATCCAGGTCTTCGTCCGGTTCCTGCACGTGGTAGGTGGTGCGCATCTCTGTGATGAAGCTCAACGGGGACGCATCCGGGTGTTTTTCCACTTCACCCTGGAGAGTCGTCAACGTGACCGTCTCGGGCCGGTCCACCGCCATAAAAACGGTGGACAGGTCGTGGTAGCCGTCGCTGCGTACCTCTCCCACCCCGAGGTGTAGATTCACCTTGCCGTTCGCGCGTGCGGTGAATTTCATTTCTCGCTCACCCCGCTCCCTTTGCCCACTTCCGCCAGCCGCACGAAATCTTCGACTGCGAGCTTCTCGCCGCGCAGCTGCGGGTCAATACCCGCGGCACGCAACGCTTCCTCGGCGGCAGCACCTGAGCCGTAGATCCCGCTCAAGCAGGCGCGGAGGGTCTTGCGGCGCTGGGCGAATGCTGCGTCGATAAGCGAAAAAACGCGGTCGCGCAACGAGAGCGGCCAGCCTTTCTCGCGGATGTCGATACGCACGAGCCCCGATTCGATGTTGGGCGCAGGCCAAAAGACGTTCTTGCCGATGTTGCCTGCTTTACGCACGTCCCCGTAAAAGGCCGCTTTGACGCTGGGCACACCGTAGATTTTCGAGCCTGGCCCAGCCGCCAGACGGTCGGCTACCTCGAGCTGAACCATCACCAGCACGTGGCGGATGCCGGGGAATTCCTCGAGCAGGTGAAGCAAGACAGGAACAGCGACGTTATAGGGCAAATTCGCCACGAGTGCCGTCGGCTCCGGAATGTCCCCACGGGAGACTTTCAACGCGTCCGCGTTAAGCACATCGAGGTTGCCCGCCACCTCGGGCGCGAACTGCGCGACCGTCTCAGGCAGGCGCTGAGCTAAGCGCGAATCGATCTCCACGGCCGCGACACTGCAGCCCACTTCGAGCAGGCCGAGGGTGAGCGATCCCAGCCCCGGTCCAACCTCGAGGACGGTGTCTTCGCCGGAGATGTCCGCCGCCGCCACGATGCGGCGCACCGTGTTGGGGTCGTGGACGAAATTCTGACCCAGTTTCTTCGTCGGGGTGACCCCGAGCTCGTCAGCGAGGGCCCGGATCTCCACCGGGCCGAGCAACTGGATGTCGGGGCTTGTCATGCCCTTCGAGGTTAGCGGATTCCCAGGCTCGCGGTGCAGGCGGGCCATGCTCCCCAACCCTGGCTGGCCTGAACCTTCTTCGCGACATCGATCTGCTGCTCACGGGTAGCCATGTGGGCGCTCGGCGCGTACGCCGTGCCGCCGTAGGCCGCCCAGGTGGAAGCCGTGAACTGCAGGCCGCCGTAGAACCCGTTGCCGGTGTTGATTGCCCAATTACCGCCCGACTCGCACTGCGCGATGGAATCCCACACGGAACCATCTCCGACTGCCGGCGCGGAGGCCGATGCCTTCTTCCCGCGGGCGATCACAGCTGCGCGGCCCTTGCGTGACTCCACACTGTTGACGATCTCGTCGGACTCCACGTTGCCGTTGACCGTGACCACGCGGCGGGTCGTCTCCCGCTTGCCCTTCTCACCGGGCTCGCGGACTTTCTCTTCGCCCTCGGCGAGAGACTCATCATCGACGAAGCGCGGCTCGACATCGAATTCTTCGGTGGTGGTGCGCTCATCCACGTCGACACGGTCGATCGTGATGTCCATGTTTCCGGTCACCGGGGCATCCATGCCCGGGGAGACGCGGTCGTTCGAGTCTACTAGCACGCCGCGGGACCGGAGCAGTTCGGAGACCGTTTTCGCCGCGGCGGCGGTGTAGGTGGTCTTGCCTCCATCGTGAATGGCCACGATCTTCGGGGACGTCAGATCGATGGTCATGTTGTCGGTGAGGGGCTCGTCCTCCGCATACGCGTGCGCCGTGCCGCCAGCGCCCGGGATTTCCTTCAGGAAGTCGGACACAGTCAGCGCCGTGGTGGTGAATTCTTGCGCTTCGCCGCCGTCGATGGTCACGGCGACCGGCTTCGCGGTGCGGACGGTGACGGTGTCACCGGTGGCCAGCGCGTCGGACGGCGCCGGGTACACGAGGTCCTTGTCACCAACCTGGACGCCGGCTGCCTCGAGCGCCCCGCCGACGTTGCCTGCGAAGGTGGTCAGCTCGATGGGCTCACCGTTGACGTCCACGGTCACCGATTTCTGTGCGGCGACAGCAGTGGTGGCCCCGCCGATGGCGAGGGCGCCGACAGCCGTGGAGGCGATGACGGCGCGGGTGGTTGAAGTCTTGTTAATGCGACGATGGCGCGACATGAAGAGAATTCCTCACTGGGGAAGGGAATGAAGAACTCATGTAACAATACGGTAAAGATCGCTCGGAGACCAGAAATTCGTTGGGTCGGCAACCACAAACACCACATCCGCCACCACTGGCCCCTGTGCCACCGGCCACCAGCAACAACGCTAACGTGTGCTATGTCACACTCCGAAGATGCGCCCGAAGGTGGCGTTGACCTCCTGCGCGAGATCCTCCACTGCCATTCCCCGAGCTTCAGCCACCACTTTCGCGGTGTGCCCGATCAGGGACGGTTCGTTGCGCGCGCCGCGGAACGGTTCCGGCGTCATATAAGGCGCATCCGTCTCGATCAGCAGCTGGCCGACTGGGGCAAGTGCCGCAGCTTCGCGCAGCCCGTCGTTTCGCTTGAAGGTCACGTTCCCTGCGAAAGACAGGACGTAGCCGCGGTCGATGGCCTCGCGGGCGACGTCGACAGGCGAAGAAAAGCAGTGCAGCATGACATGTTCGGGACGCGGGGAATCAGCGAGAATCCGCATCATTTCCTCATCACCTTCGCGGTTGTGGATCATCAGCGCCTTGCCCGAATCAACGGCCAGTTGAATGTGCCAGCGGAATGCCTCCTCCTGCACGTCGAGCGGCGCAGTTCCCTCGGGATCATGCTTGATCCAGTAGGTGTCGATGCCGGTCTCCCCCACCGCCACGCACCGCTCGTCGGCCGCCATTTCCGTCAGCCGCTCACGCGCCGCCCCGTCCAGCTCGCCCGCCCGCGTCGGGTGGATCGCGCACGCCGCGAACACGCGCTCATCGAAGTGCGCGGCCTGCAACGCGAGCTCAGCTTCGTCGAGCCCGTCACCGACAGTGCAGAGCTTTTCGACGCCCGCATCCACCGCCCTGCGCACCATCTCCCCGACTTCAGCTTCGGTGCGGGCATTGGCTGAGGCGAGGTGCGTGTGGGCGTCGATAAGCCCGGCAATTCGCTCGGCCGGAACGGGCGTGGGACGCGGTTTCTTCTTCGACATGCGTTCCAGCCTATCCTCGGGCGCATGAAGTTCCACGACATCGATGCCGCCACCCGCTCCCAGCTCGACCGCGATCTGGCGGAAGCCGCCGTCGCAGGCATCAATGGCTCGCTCGACGACATCGTCGCCTCCTTCGAGGACACCTTGACCGATTATCTCGCCCTCGAACCCGACCTCCGCCGCGCCTATTCCCGCGGCGACGTCGCGCGCATGTACGGCACCGCGCTCGGCGACGCGTTCATCCGCGAGCACGGCTTCACCTGGCAACTGCTTATCGACGACTACGGCACCGACCTCGTCGTCACCTCCCCCGACCACGACATGTACACCGCTCCCCTGGTCGTCGTGGACGCCCGCTTCGAAGACGACGAACCAGGGAAGCTGACCGCCTTCATTAAGCAGTTCTTGGGGCGCTGACTTTCCCGCCCTTCCCACCTATCCCATCCTTCCTGGCGTTCGAAGCCGTTCTCTCACGACCTGGCATTTCGGACATGTTTTCGACACTTTGTTCGAATCTGGACGGATTTCCACAGGCTTGGTTCACCCCATGTGAAAGACTGTTCGCACGACTAGAAAACAAAGTCATAAGTCCATACGTCATTGAGGGGGAAGCAATGCAACTGCACATCACGGAAACGGGAAGGGTGGGGCCCGATGGAACCGTTCTTCGAAACTGAGAATCCGGACGACACCGACGCCATTCTGGGGATGGCGCTGAGGAAATCCCACCACGCGGTGTTCCGCCACTATGCCGAGGACGGTTTCTGCGGTTCCCACGACCACGACTTGGAAATGGCCCGCATGCGCACCGCCACCGGCATTCCTGTCAACGAGGTCAAGGCAGCTGTCTACGCTTACATGACGCTCGGCTCCTTGCCGCGCCTCAAACAGCTGCAGGAGGAAACTGCTCGCCTGGACCTCTCCCGGCTCAAAGCCATCGACCGCGCCGTGGGCATGCTCGGGCACGACATCGACCAGTCCATCCACGACATCATCGACGACATGCTCGTGGACCTGTTCACCCCGGACAAACCTCACCAGGAGCTGCCTAGCGCCCACAAGGTGACCAGTCGGCTGCACAAACTCATCGGCAGCATCGACTCGTCCGTCGCGCACGACAAGCGCAAGCCCAAGGCCCGCGAAAGCGCCGCCCCCGGCCAGTACGACCTCGCCTTTCACGACGGCATCGCTCACGGAACCTCCGGAATGACCCTGTCCGGAGACCACACCAGCATGGCCGCCATCAAGGAATTCATCCGGGAAGCCTCGAAGGAGCACGAAATCACCGAGGTGGAAGCCGTGGTGCAGCTCCTCACCGGCGCGATCACCCCACCGGCGAATGTGACCATTTTCGCCTACGCGCCGCTTGACGCAGACGGAACTCTCGATGAATCCGCATCTGCATTCATCCCCGGCTACGGCCACACCACCGCAGCCGGAACCGAGATGGTGCACAGCATGGGAACCACCGTCGTCGATATCCGCCCCGCGAAAGAGCACACCGTTGCTGGATACGTCCCGCCACCGTCGGTGCGCGCATACGTCCAGGGGCGCGACAGCACCTGCATCTACCCGGGGTGCGACCAGCCGGCGTGGAACTGCCAGCTCGACCACCGCATCCCGTACGAGGAAGGTGGACAGACCGCGGCGGCCAACCTGTTCTCCCTGTGCCAGCACCATCACAACTGCAAAACCGACCGCCGTGCGTTCTATGTGCCCGACCCGGTCACCGGCGACATTGTATGGCTTTTCGCGGACGGCACCTACGCGCTGGTGGACCCGGACGGAATCTTCGCCCGCCACACCACCCCGACGGCACCGCGGTGGAAATGCACGCTCGACGACATCCAGCGCCTCAAGCGCGACCGTGAGCAGTTCTTCGCCAAGGGTCACGCAATTCTGGACGCCTACGACATCGACGGCGACTACGAAGCGTGCGTCCCGGCCCTGATCGACCTGGAACGGGAATTCAGGCTCGACTTCCCTTTCTTCCCGGAGGTGAAGTGACCAGAAACTACTGCACCGGAGCCCACTCGGGGCCGGTCTCTCCAAGTTCCGGGTCGAGCTTGGCAATCAGCGGCTGCGGCTTCTCCAGCTTGGTGCCCGGCACCACATCGACGCGGGCCCACACTGCTTGCTGGGATGCGTAATCACCGGTGATCACCGGGTAAGTCTGGCCCTCTTCAGGCAAACCGACACCGACCAAATCGAGTTCTTCGTCATCGATGACCTCCTCAACCCGCGGGGACGCAGCCCAGATACCGTCGCGGCCGAGGGTTTCGTGAACCTTCTGCGCGGTGTGCGGGATGAACGGGGTCAGCAGGGCGTTGCAGTCCGAGACGACCTGGAGGGCAGTCCACAGGACAGTGGCCAGCCGCTCGCGCTGGGACTCGTCTTTGGCGAGCTTCCACGGCTCCTGGTCGGCGATGTACGCATTCGCTTCACCGACGACGTGCATAACCTTGGTGATGGCGGCCTTGAAGTGGGCGAGGCCGAGTTCTTTGCCAGCGGACTCGAAGGTCTGGGAGGCCAGATCGAGGATGGCGCGGTCGACGTCGAGAAGCTCACCGGGCTGCGGCACCTCGCCGAAGTTCTTGTGCGCCATGGACACGGTGCGGTTGACCAGGTTGCCCCAGCCGTTGGCGAGCTCGTTGTTCACGCGGCGGACAAACTCGTCCCAGGTGAAGTCCGTGTCGTTGTTCTCCGGGCCGGCGACGGCGATGAAATACCTCAGCGGATCAGGGCCGAACTCGGCAAGGAAATCCTTGACGTAGATGACCACGCCCTTGGACGACGAGAACTTCGAACCCGACATCGTGAGGAACTCCGAGGAAACGACCCCCGTCGGCAGGTTGAGCTCGCCGAGCTCGTGGACCTCGCCGCCCTTCGATCCCTTGCCGGCGTAACCGAGGAGCTCGCCCGGCCAGATCTGGGAGTGGAACGTGATGTTGTCCTTGCCCATGAAGTAGAAGCCCGGGGTTTGCGGATCCTGCCAGAACTGCTTCCACGCGTCGGGGTTGCCGGTCCTCGCCGCCCACTCGATGGAGGAGGACAGGTAGCCGATGACGGCGTCGAACCAGACGTAGAGCTTCTTGCCCGGGTCGTTCTCCCAGCCCTCGACGGGCACCGGAATGCCCCAGTCGATGTCGCGTGTCATGGAGCGGGGACGCATGTCCTCCAGCAGGTTCAGGGAGAATTTGAGCACGTTCGGGCGCCAGTCTTGGCGGGCCTCGAGCCACTGCTTCAAGGCGTCGTGAAGCGAAGGCAGGTCGAGCATGAAATGCTCGGTCTCGATGAACTCCGGGGTCTCCCCGTTGATCTTGGACACCGGGTTGATCAGGTCGACCGGGTCGAG encodes:
- a CDS encoding NRAMP family divalent metal transporter produces the protein MSSQEVAAEVGRKGLGPLLGAVFLMATSSIGPGFLTQTSVFTVRLGAAFAFAILISILVDIAIQLNVWRVLGISGLRANELGNSVLPGLGWVMSILVFAGGAIFNIGNIAGAGLGMNAMLGIDPKIGGAISAAIAVFIFLSKRAGVALDRIVVGLGAIMILLMLYVAIVSQPPVGDALKQTFLPEQVDFAIIVTLIGGSVGGYITFAGVHRIIDSGQTGVENIKNISNASVLGIVVIGIMRVLLFLAVLGVVATGVALSKDNTAADAFYQAAGEFGLRAFGLVLWAAGLSSVIGASYTSLTFVTTQKMGVKLRNWLTVAFIVACTILFLFVGAAPQKLLIFAGAFNGLILPIGFAVVMWAALFRKDLLKGYNYPVWMKVVGVIVLAGTFCMGVRSLAGLSEIWA
- a CDS encoding putative quinol monooxygenase, with product MILINVRFRPLPENTENFRELVAEFTEASRAEEGNLFFEWYRNTDDPREYILVEAFKDDAAEAHVNSDHFKAAQELFPQILEKTPDIINTLIDGKLEWDEMAEFQV
- a CDS encoding neutral/alkaline non-lysosomal ceramidase N-terminal domain-containing protein; amino-acid sequence: MGNMVSSVTKGFNFARRTFLAGTGLAAATAAMGVPRARGQEAVLTVGRGMADMTGEPLGAGMNGYAVMKQSTTGIRFRQFARAFIFEDAQGTSSVFVIAEMGLMFQSIQLEVLRRLRELFDGKYNESNVFITATHTHVGPGGTSGHLMVDLTTLGFRPVTFEATVQGIVEAVERAHADKQPSNLRLVRGEVKDAGANRSFQAFKRNPAEELRAFPNGVNPESLTLCISRGGKDVGLINWYGLHATSFGHEHTLIDGDHKGWPSWRMETERGVIHRDVEDPPFVAAFSASPQGDITPNAGLEPKTGPGYEDEAKSAQILGDRQIDATEGRLVDISTGGARVRNRHQWVDMRDIKIRGEFTPDGTEQRTGPAILGAAFAASSQEDGGGLEVPIFNEGERGGTPWVKELNNVTVPDDWKEIHGAKEMLLPLGYVDGMIQQVLMFSITQIAGLTIITNSMEPTSMAGYRMRKRVAEVLGVPLETVVCQGYTSGYAHYVATPEEYDNQDYEGGATIFGRHELCAMVQVYDGLAVSLRDESRVDPGAPAGDLTGWIPTSLSGLPGIDRPAWGKRFGDVITATEQVKAGDTASVTFSFANPNSDLRRGVGYHTITDGAGKIVADDFNSSTIIEFVKNADVVNARISWDTDGVSPGTYTVSAKGVSRDIGGSLTPFTGSTEVRVV
- a CDS encoding ABC-F family ATP-binding cassette domain-containing protein, which gives rise to MANLINLENVSKTWGLKTLLDGVSLGVQTGDRIGVVGLNGGGKTTLLEVLTGIEPPDEGRVSHTNGLRMAVVTQRFTLPDDVTVGQAVVEPLGLEVFEWASNAKVREVLAGTGVAELGLDTPVGNLSGGERRRVNLAAALVQDLDLIVLDEPTNHLDVEGVQWLADHLLKRKVAIVVVTHDRWFLDTVATLTWEVHDGKVDVYEGGYNDWTFARAERARQADAIEQRRQNLARKELAWLRRGAPARTSKPRYRIEAAEALIADVPAPRDTVELMAFSKQRQGRVVVELEDARIESPDGRTLVDHLTWRLAPGERIGLVGVNGSGKTTLLRTIAGDYPLAAGKRIEGQTTKIGWLRQELDDLDPSRRVIDAVEDVATYITLGKKEMSASQLAERLGFSSKRQRTPVGDLSGGERRRLQLTRVLMSEPNVLLLDEPTNDLDIDTLQELENLLDSWPGTLVVISHDRYLIERIADVTYALFGDGALTNLPGGIEQYLERRKAMSEDSGVLDLGDTAPKEKPADALSGQERRELTKKMKSLDRKMEKLDEEAAALEAEITAMSGEEAPDFQAIGAKTGHVAELRARREELELEWLDLGERLEG
- a CDS encoding 4-(cytidine 5'-diphospho)-2-C-methyl-D-erythritol kinase gives rise to the protein MKFTARANGKVNLHLGVGEVRSDGYHDLSTVFMAVDRPETVTLTTLQGEVEKHPDASPLSFITEMRTTYHVQEPDEDLDTSKNLAWKAVDSICTGYMGILAQDMSREDIKPDLPPMRLDIDKKVPVAGGMAGGSADAAAAVEAIRALIAHYDRPLPDELFNYLVPALGADVPFAQMGGIALGTGRGDSLVPMMGRGKYWFAFLNPKVGLSTKAVFEKLDDLRFNYASMVPHMDTTTLSRALVSGDPQLVGAAMHNDLEAAALALRPSLQQLIHDAEDAGAIRAMVSGSGPTVAALCADEEGAGAVVDKLASESVEAFVAHGPVGGAALLRP
- the rsmA gene encoding 16S rRNA (adenine(1518)-N(6)/adenine(1519)-N(6))-dimethyltransferase RsmA encodes the protein MTSPDIQLLGPVEIRALADELGVTPTKKLGQNFVHDPNTVRRIVAAADISGEDTVLEVGPGLGSLTLGLLEVGCSVAAVEIDSRLAQRLPETVAQFAPEVAGNLDVLNADALKVSRGDIPEPTALVANLPYNVAVPVLLHLLEEFPGIRHVLVMVQLEVADRLAAGPGSKIYGVPSVKAAFYGDVRKAGNIGKNVFWPAPNIESGLVRIDIREKGWPLSLRDRVFSLIDAAFAQRRKTLRACLSGIYGSGAAAEEALRAAGIDPQLRGEKLAVEDFVRLAEVGKGSGVSEK